The Gossypium hirsutum isolate 1008001.06 chromosome D07, Gossypium_hirsutum_v2.1, whole genome shotgun sequence genome includes the window GGATTGAACCTTGAAGATTACAGTGTTACCAGCCAAACAAGATAGCATTCTGACGTGTTGGTAATGAGGCCTTAATGAACAACGAGAAATGACAACTCAAACATTAAgatatcattttcatgacattttatATTCATGAATACCATctggttagaaaattttgattcaTTCTGACCATAACAgtctaatcactaggcataaataggcccaTGAAGTGGATTCTACAGGTTTTGTTCCTCAGAACAGATCGGTGAAACCACAAGTCCTATAccactgaagttgcagtggaatggatttaagatggcaaatcttatctccttaaaattacagtagagcagattaaagccaataatcctatctccctgaagttgcagtggagcgaatTGAAGTtgcaagtcttatttccctgaagctacaatggagcagactgaagatagtagatcttgtcttcctataatGGCAGCaaagcagattgaagacaccagTCTTGCCTCCCTGAGTttgcagcggagtagattgaagataacaTATCTTGGTTTTCTGTAttggcagtgaagtagatcgaagacaccagcttTGCCTCCCTGAGTTTGTAATAGAACAGACTAAAAAAACAGATCTTGttttcctgtattggcagcgaattAGATCGAAGATACTAGCTTTGCCACCCTAAATTTACAgcggagtagactgaagatagcagatcttgtcttcctgtattgccAGCGAAGCTGATTGAAGACACAAGTCTTGCCTCCCTGAGTTTGCAGCGGAGTAgactaaagatagcagatcttatctttctgtATTGCCAGCGAAGTAGATTGAAGACATAAGTCTTGCCTCCCTGagtttgcagcggagcagactgaagataacagatcttgttttcctgtattggcagcgaaacagatcgaagacaccagcttTGCCTCCCTGAGTTTGCAACAGAGCAGACTAAAGAGAGCAAATGTTTCCTCGAAaagctacaaatcctatctccccgacgtCACAATGGAAtggatcgaagcaccaattcttatacctctgaagatgtagTAGGTTGGAATGAGGCTACCTGAAGAAGAGAAGCATCAAGATCCAACACGACCAGGAAAAATTGGCTATTTCTAAAGTCTTTACTCCGTTCCCGTTATACGATAACGAGCaaaaaggggcagctgtaatacccaattatTACCCGGCCTAATaaacaccaaaatataaaaaccaaattttaatattaaaaccaAGTCCATAACAGTCCAATAAAATACAGTCCAAAATCAACCTAATATAGTGGCCCAAATGCTTAAATTCTAGCTCGCTAGGCCCAATACAAACAGCCCATTAATCTGCCCCAAACCATTAACCTAAACTCAGAAACCCAAAAATAGCAGGAAACCCTAGCCTTCCTTAGCAACTTTCTGTTTCAATCACCGCAGCAATAGCCTAGGCGCGCCTCCTCACCGTGTGTGCTGCACCACCGCGCGCGTGCATCTCCAGGCTGGCCTCATACCTGCAACAACCAAAacaaatgaagcaagcagcaaacGGAAGAGTAACAATACAACAAATTTACAgcaaattaaaaaattgtaacagaatagaaaaaggaaaaacagaaaaaatggggatttttggttttttttggcTATATTAAGCCAAATACAAAATTTGTAAAGGGGGACATAGActgaatataaaaaaagaaaaagaaaaagaattcgAATATCAGTTTCCTTTAAGGTGATTCTCAaagttctttttttattttcttttttttgatctgttcttgatttttttatatacatacgaAAAATAAAACAAGAGGAGGAAGGAGACTCTTACCTTCGCGAAGGCGCACCATTGGAGCCCTGTCGATTCCGTCCGAAATGGAGTTGGATAGGGTTAGGGCTTGTGCAGCGGCGGAGAGAAAAggggattttttttgtttgttttagaaTAGCTTAGGGATTAATTTTTTAGGGATTGTGGTAACTATTATATGAGGTTGAAACGACACCATTTAGTGCCTGTTTCAGTGGCTCTAAAATGGTGTCATTTTGACTGTAGGGCCCAAGAATTCGATCCGCGACCCGACCCGCATATGAGGGATCCGCGCACCTCTGAGGTTCAAATGGTTTGTTTATAGTTTTGGTCCTTCCATTTTTGACGCGTGTTACAATTAggcctttatttattttaacatttgtgAATCACACCACACTTTTTACAATTGTTTGATTTTGATCCCTATCGAAACGTTGCGCATAGAGGGGATCGAGATATTTTCTGTTTAGATCCCTGTTTCTTCGCGCGTATTTTAATATGGTCCCTGACatcctttcattatttattatttttaccccattgtgtttggttgtaatttcaatttgatccttaacctttatttaaattgttttaacatattttacattttaaaccattttattttctatttttacattacTTTATTTacgtattttaaacttttttatatagtacttattttaatatatatatatgttatttagtttaaattgtttttatatatgttatttcaaaatttgattatctttaaattgatttattttaaaattcctcttttatatattatgtttaactcattatatgttattttaacttGCTTTGTAAAggatttattttaagttattttatatattattttatttttagttgctttatatattaattttaaaattattctataCTATTTGCTCTAAATTGATTTATATTAGCTATTTAAAACTCGTTTTCAcgtactatttatttattttttatcacttatttaaattgttttatatatttttttaaacccTATCTTATTATatactttgtttatttcaaactttttatatatattattcattttagattttttatacgaataattcattaattataatttcccttctttcatatttcttaagttattttaaaaacttGTACAATTTCATATGTGTTAATTTGTTTGGTGCTTTGATTGACTTTTAATTTATTAGCCTTTGAATGTTAACATAATATATGATGTGAGATTATTGCTCTTATGTGTATTGTAATGCTTATTTGTATTGATTGATTATTTGTGTTCATTAATGTACATTTTGGCTTACAAATTATCACTTCACATTGTACATTGTTATTCCATCGCGCTTTATTCGCTCAAAAAGTTACGTTTAATATGGTTTAAGTTAcgaaatcattttattcaaaagctTTCAAGATAACACAATACTTGGTATTTGGGATCTccgagaggattgagccctaacgtattgggttccaattttcctcgttaaatctaaataatcgagaatattctttaatcaaaacacataaataaaaaagctcattctcgggaattcgatacgttgtgtcctaacgcattggatatgacatgttgttttctcgagatgaggatttttctaaaaaataataaaggcaatattcaatgtttggaattttgagaaattgtgccctaacgtattgggcttcgATTTCTTCATTTGACTTAAACAAtagaatatccttttaaatttcattgCATGAGTTTTTTTAATAGACAAGCTCATTTTCGAATAtgtgaaatatcatgccctaacccattgggtgtgacattttctctttccgaaatgagagggtcttaacatgtaatttgatttatacaagttttttaatacaaggatcgtattttaaaatctttgcaCATTTTCAATATTAAGATACTAATTAATCaacaaggtaccaattttgggcgtgttgagggtgctaacccttcctcatgcgtaaccgacttccgaactcgttttctagattttataagatcaaaaattatcgttttggtaaatttaaatttttattaaaatgatttaattatgaggtgatccaatcacacctaaataaaaaggattggtggcgactctattttcgttttttttttaatttaagtcgatcccctatttttttcaaaaaaaataatggtttcgaCATATTGTTTACTTAATACAACAAAAATGAGGAAAAAacttttatgattatttttttacatatttatttttattgaactCTAATATATATTTGAATCCATACAACTCGGATTTTATATCattcaattcgaaaaaaaaattttaattgagtttaGTTGATAAAATAGACTTATCAACttgtttaattcaaaaatttttaactcgatttgattcaatttaattgAATACTCATTTGTCTTCATGTCCCAATCTACATGTacaattattgttttaaaatatatatatatttatatttatttaacctTTTTCCCTTTATACAGTCTTTAatcattcatacaaaatattttgtcacaaatatttatatgctttaatcaTTTACACATTtgattcaaaaagaaaagaacaatccAAGACAATGTTCTTTAGATAACCTTTAACATGAGAAGAACCCCTGATATATAAATGGTAAAACTTTAAATAATGATAAACTAGACTGGTAAAATTGAGCAAATTAACACTTTTATTATAGGAGATCAACACTTGTTATCTGCAACGCTTGTAGTATCCTTGGAATGGTTGCCAACACTACTGTACACTTTACCACTACCATCCATTGAAGAGTAATCCTTACAAGAGAGTTGAGACCACGAAGAGGATCCTTCACCTCTTGATTTCGGGCGGAAAATCAAGATATATAGTGCAGAAACCACGACAAAGCTCGATACAACTCCAATAACAGTGAGAAATGTTGTTCTGAGGTTGTACTTTGGCCTTCTTGGTGGTGGAACAAAGATTTTAGGTGAGCTGATAGGTATTGTTTGAGGATTGGGTCCTGCAAGATTGCCTTCATTGCTCAATTTGAAGATTTCAACCCCATTCAAGATAGCATCTGAATATCTAGTCCTCCAAGCGGGTGCAGGGTGAAGGGCAATAGACAGGTTTCTTTTCATTTCGTTACCTGCTCTACCAATCATCACAGCATAATCTCGATAGACTGGCACCCCATTTCCACCGGCCCAAGAAACTACATCCGCTTGGTGTTCAGCCACAATGTTGTCGATGTAAATCTGAAATACTCTGTCACCAAGCTCTGTTATTTCTACCTGGAATTCACAAAAGTGTAACCTGACATAGTAAGTGAACCCGGAATCAACTCGGAATTCCCAAGTGAGTCTATAGTTCTCGTTCACAGTTTTGTTGGTCCCCATAGTCCTGGCAGTTCTATACACAGGGACTGGGGCACTGTAATTTGGTATCACGCTGAAACTGGGACTAATGATAAGATTAACAGGAAGAACACTAGGTCTGCCATTAGTCACGTATTCACCATCCTCAGACCAGCTCCTATACATACCGGTATCTTGTGTAGGTGAAATGGAGCTGCCCCCAATATTCACTCGGTACAAAGATTCTAGAGCCTGGTTCTTCAGGATGCGATACGGGTTCACCTGATTCACAAATTTGAACCCAGTATCATCATCTGAAGGGTAGTAAAGGTTGTTGGGCATGGAAACGATTTCGATTCCATTTATGAAAGCGTAAGAATCTGGCATATTAGGATTCGGATTAAACAGTATATTCAGCTTTTCCTCATCAGCATATATGCAAAATTCACTGTAAAAGACCTCTAGTTTAAGATCGTCAGCTTTGAGGGCAGCGCTGAAATTGCTGAGGACAGTATAGCCTCCAATATGGACATCAAAAAAGGCATTTGAGCGATTGAATGCTCGATAAGAAGCTGGGTGAAAATGAAGGCGAATGAATTTTGGCCCGGGTGTGACCGTGAAGGAGAAGGTGAACTGAGAGG containing:
- the LOC107954905 gene encoding receptor-like protein kinase FERONIA, which translates into the protein MINLTKRYVSQPNKLSVLTLFLFTFLHTLTIASADASPKPYTPHDNIALNCGSTTNTTDLSGRSWISDNTIYLGQSSKVSVISTSPTEGDPIPYTTALLSPSQFTFSFTVTPGPKFIRLHFHPASYRAFNRSNAFFDVHIGGYTVLSNFSAALKADDLKLEVFYSEFCIYADEEKLNILFNPNPNMPDSYAFINGIEIVSMPNNLYYPSDDDTGFKFVNQVNPYRILKNQALESLYRVNIGGSSISPTQDTGMYRSWSEDGEYVTNGRPSVLPVNLIISPSFSVIPNYSAPVPVYRTARTMGTNKTVNENYRLTWEFRVDSGFTYYVRLHFCEFQVEITELGDRVFQIYIDNIVAEHQADVVSWAGGNGVPVYRDYAVMIGRAGNEMKRNLSIALHPAPAWRTRYSDAILNGVEIFKLSNEGNLAGPNPQTIPISSPKIFVPPPRRPKYNLRTTFLTVIGVVSSFVVVSALYILIFRPKSRGEGSSSWSQLSCKDYSSMDGSGKVYSSVGNHSKDTTSVADNKC